The Nocardia higoensis genome has a segment encoding these proteins:
- a CDS encoding alpha/beta fold hydrolase, translating into MPTFRVPGADLDVELSDEGGHPVVQLHGLTSSRHRDRLMDLDLGRGLSGTRLLRYDARGHGQSTGRAVPEDYRWPALADDLLQLLDHWFPGEKVHGVGPSMGTGTLLHAAVRDPGRFAGLTLLVPATAWETRAAKAEIYRKNARLIEEQGLDAFLGADLAMARPPATAGSPDTVPDVAEHLLPSLFRGAAMSDLPAPEAIAAIEVPTTVLAWIGDPAHPVSTAEALVDLLPKATLEVARTPADLARWPSILCEDVARHG; encoded by the coding sequence GTGCCGACCTTCCGCGTTCCCGGCGCCGACCTCGACGTGGAACTGAGCGACGAGGGCGGCCACCCCGTCGTCCAGCTCCACGGCCTCACCTCCAGCCGCCACCGCGACCGCCTGATGGACCTCGATCTCGGCCGCGGACTCAGCGGAACCCGGCTGCTGCGCTACGACGCGCGCGGCCACGGCCAGTCGACGGGTCGTGCCGTCCCCGAGGACTATCGATGGCCGGCGCTGGCCGACGACCTGCTGCAATTGCTCGACCACTGGTTTCCCGGCGAAAAGGTGCACGGGGTCGGCCCGTCGATGGGCACCGGGACACTGCTGCACGCCGCTGTCCGCGACCCCGGCCGATTCGCCGGCCTCACCCTGCTGGTGCCCGCGACCGCCTGGGAAACCCGCGCTGCGAAGGCCGAAATCTACCGGAAGAACGCCCGCTTGATCGAGGAGCAGGGACTCGACGCCTTCCTCGGCGCCGATCTCGCCATGGCTCGCCCGCCGGCCACTGCCGGGAGCCCGGATACCGTGCCCGATGTCGCTGAGCACCTGCTGCCGTCCCTGTTCCGCGGAGCGGCGATGAGCGACCTGCCCGCCCCCGAGGCGATCGCGGCCATCGAGGTGCCGACCACGGTGCTGGCCTGGATCGGCGACCCCGCCCATCCGGTGTCGACCGCCGAGGCGCTGGTGGACCTGCTGCCGAAGGCCACCCTGGAGGTGGCGCGCACACCGGCCGATCTCGCCCGCTGGCCGAGCATTCTGTGCGAGGACGTGGCTCGACACGGGTAG
- a CDS encoding MerR family transcriptional regulator: MRIGELAEQAGVSVRSLRYYEEHGLLTSTRSGGGQRIYAPGDVDRVRLLQRLYAAGLSSRTIAEVLPCVYTPSAEQADETWDRLMEERRHLDDRIADLLRARDALDEIIAVNRRHRQTYRDASDRPRDDAPLPVFQSGRSRSVGEIREDIHQQSEQRSARP, encoded by the coding sequence ATGCGAATCGGTGAGCTGGCGGAGCAGGCGGGCGTGAGCGTTCGCTCGTTGCGCTACTACGAGGAACACGGATTGCTGACCAGCACTCGCAGCGGCGGCGGCCAACGGATCTACGCACCCGGCGATGTCGACCGCGTTCGCCTGCTCCAGCGCCTCTACGCCGCCGGACTGTCGAGCCGGACCATCGCCGAGGTGCTGCCGTGCGTCTACACGCCGAGCGCCGAACAGGCGGATGAGACGTGGGACCGACTGATGGAAGAACGTCGACACCTCGACGACCGCATCGCCGACCTTCTTCGCGCCCGCGACGCCCTCGACGAGATCATCGCGGTGAACCGCCGGCACCGCCAGACATATCGCGATGCATCCGACCGACCACGCGACGACGCCCCCCTGCCCGTCTTCCAGAGCGGTCGTTCGCGCAGCGTCGGTGAGATTCGTGAGGATATCCACCAGCAGAGCGAGCAGCGATCGGCCCGACCATGA
- a CDS encoding alkene reductase — MATLFETFHMSGLRLPNRIVMAPMTRARSNTEGTATPSMAAYYAQRATAGLLISEGIQPSLLGQSNPLTPGLYTDAQVESWKPVTAAVHTNGGRIFGQIMHGGRIGHPDTTGLQPVGPSAVAARDAMVFTPTGRQPAPVPRALTTAEAGQEALSYAVAARKAVEAGFDGVELHGANGYLIGQFLSSSANHRTDRYGGSIAGRIRFAAEAVAATVDAVGGARVGIRLSPGAGIWDAIDDDVPELYGALLAEIATHDLAYVHLEATTDEDTLLGLRRAWPGAMIMNPGEPLGAVQSDRKAADHWLELGADLISFGRAFIANPDLVERLRADLPLAEADEATYYAGGDTGYLTYNAYQY, encoded by the coding sequence ATGGCAACTCTGTTCGAGACTTTCCACATGTCCGGGCTGCGGCTTCCGAATCGGATCGTGATGGCTCCGATGACCCGCGCCCGCTCCAACACCGAGGGGACGGCCACGCCGTCGATGGCCGCGTATTACGCCCAGCGCGCGACAGCCGGCCTGCTCATCTCCGAAGGCATCCAGCCGAGCCTGCTCGGTCAATCCAATCCGCTGACTCCCGGCCTGTACACCGACGCCCAGGTCGAATCGTGGAAGCCGGTCACCGCCGCCGTCCACACCAACGGCGGGCGGATCTTCGGTCAGATCATGCACGGTGGCCGGATCGGTCACCCCGACACCACCGGCTTGCAGCCCGTCGGTCCGTCGGCGGTCGCCGCACGTGACGCGATGGTCTTCACCCCGACCGGGCGGCAGCCCGCGCCCGTTCCGCGCGCGCTGACCACCGCCGAGGCCGGGCAGGAGGCCTTGTCGTACGCGGTCGCCGCCCGCAAGGCGGTCGAAGCGGGCTTCGACGGCGTCGAACTGCACGGCGCCAACGGCTACCTGATCGGGCAGTTCCTCTCCAGTAGCGCCAATCACCGCACCGACCGTTACGGCGGATCGATCGCGGGCCGGATCCGCTTCGCCGCCGAGGCGGTCGCCGCGACGGTGGATGCCGTCGGTGGCGCCCGCGTCGGCATCCGGCTCAGCCCGGGAGCGGGTATCTGGGACGCGATCGATGACGACGTACCCGAGCTCTACGGCGCATTGTTGGCCGAAATCGCCACCCACGACCTCGCCTATGTGCACCTGGAAGCGACGACCGACGAGGACACTCTCCTCGGGCTGCGTCGCGCGTGGCCCGGCGCCATGATCATGAACCCCGGTGAGCCGCTGGGCGCCGTCCAGTCCGACCGCAAGGCCGCCGATCATTGGCTCGAACTGGGCGCGGACCTGATCAGCTTCGGGCGAGCGTTCATCGCCAACCCGGACCTCGTCGAGCGGCTGCGCGCCGATCTGCCGCTCGCCGAGGCCGACGAAGCGACCTACTACGCCGGTGGCGACACCGGCTACCTCACCTACAACGCCTACCAGTACTAG
- a CDS encoding haloalkane dehalogenase, with amino-acid sequence MLIEFVPDRNLYPFESRWFDSSVGRVHYIDAGTGPTILFCHGAPAWSFLYRRIVQSLRGRYRCIALDYLGFGLSERPAGFGYTIAEHTAVLGELIDHLFLENFVVVGHDWGGPIGLGAATTRADRVRGIVLGNTAFWPIEALANRAFSVIMSSRPMQRRILEKNFLVERVLLGELGRMLTTAEADHYRAVQPTAQARRALAVTPREIRAARPLLSRLAEDVPAALGDKPTLLVWGMRDMVFRPSACIPRMRAAFSDLEVTELPRARHFIQEHEPAAIATAIAGRFPSSV; translated from the coding sequence ATGCTGATCGAATTCGTTCCCGACCGGAACCTCTACCCATTCGAGTCGCGTTGGTTCGACTCGTCCGTCGGCCGCGTCCACTACATCGACGCGGGGACCGGGCCGACGATCTTGTTCTGTCACGGTGCTCCGGCGTGGAGCTTCCTCTACCGCCGAATCGTGCAGAGCTTGCGTGGCCGGTATCGGTGTATCGCTCTGGACTATCTGGGTTTCGGGTTGTCCGAACGTCCCGCGGGGTTCGGCTACACGATCGCCGAGCACACCGCGGTCCTGGGTGAGCTGATCGATCATCTGTTTCTGGAGAACTTCGTCGTGGTGGGACACGATTGGGGCGGCCCCATCGGTCTGGGCGCGGCGACAACGCGGGCGGACCGAGTGCGGGGAATCGTGCTGGGGAACACCGCGTTCTGGCCGATCGAGGCGCTGGCCAATCGGGCGTTCAGTGTGATCATGAGCAGTCGTCCGATGCAACGGCGGATACTGGAGAAGAATTTCCTCGTCGAGCGCGTACTGCTGGGGGAACTGGGGCGCATGCTCACCACGGCCGAGGCCGATCATTACCGTGCGGTGCAGCCCACCGCGCAAGCCCGTCGAGCACTCGCCGTGACGCCTCGTGAGATCCGTGCCGCCCGCCCGCTGCTGAGTCGCCTCGCCGAAGATGTGCCCGCCGCGCTGGGCGACAAGCCGACTCTGTTGGTATGGGGCATGCGGGACATGGTGTTTCGTCCCAGCGCCTGTATCCCGCGGATGCGTGCCGCCTTCTCCGATCTGGAGGTGACCGAACTGCCCCGGGCGCGGCACTTCATCCAGGAACACGAACCAGCGGCGATCGCGACGGCGATCGCCGGGCGATTCCCCTCATCAGTCTGA
- a CDS encoding helix-turn-helix domain-containing protein, which produces MTSQAARLPNMNSNRVGQTLRRFRLARRLSQRELAATLFCDRSFITSIEAGRRWPANRGWVEEVDLVLDAGGELVAAWDADQAERAQAADTMRLLETARRESEELLLVPDGASLDEIGQRIVDIATKARLESYDRTLERALALRAELTRRLRSGAYNPNTIRDLYVALGRVCGILSYLTLDLGQADHAKIHAQAAFQLGDRADHDQLRAWSRGTQALAHRFTKDFELAAAAAEDGLNYVNGSTGTSEPRLLCSLAASVANLGDSGRALALLEQADRVRDHGADSDEIPGLFTFTPAKQMYYHGFSLMWADDAKTLNRSIKASEEALHAWQVQRSPGDEMLTRIYLATANARVGHLDASLAAVSPVLEQPIEHHFSWVRKRLNQLGNILAQHFPDSKEAAEERATLRAYVHAV; this is translated from the coding sequence ATGACCTCGCAAGCTGCACGATTGCCGAATATGAACTCGAACCGAGTAGGGCAGACCCTTCGCCGATTCCGCCTCGCGCGGCGACTGAGCCAACGCGAGTTGGCGGCCACGTTGTTCTGCGATCGCTCTTTCATCACCAGCATCGAGGCAGGCCGCCGATGGCCGGCGAATCGTGGTTGGGTCGAAGAGGTGGATCTGGTGTTGGACGCGGGTGGGGAACTGGTCGCGGCTTGGGATGCCGACCAGGCCGAACGTGCGCAGGCAGCCGATACGATGCGTCTCCTCGAGACTGCACGCCGCGAGTCGGAAGAACTCTTGCTGGTTCCGGATGGTGCCTCTCTCGATGAGATCGGACAGCGGATCGTTGATATCGCGACGAAAGCGCGGCTCGAGTCCTACGACCGCACGTTGGAGCGCGCCCTCGCGTTGCGTGCTGAGCTGACCCGCAGACTGCGATCCGGTGCCTACAACCCGAACACGATTCGTGATCTCTATGTGGCGCTGGGACGTGTATGCGGAATCCTGTCGTATCTGACCCTCGACCTCGGCCAGGCCGATCACGCCAAGATCCACGCGCAAGCTGCATTCCAACTCGGAGACCGTGCCGACCATGACCAGCTACGCGCCTGGTCGCGTGGCACGCAAGCCCTCGCGCACAGGTTCACAAAGGATTTCGAGCTGGCGGCCGCAGCTGCCGAAGACGGGCTGAATTATGTGAACGGCTCGACCGGTACTTCGGAACCGCGGCTGTTGTGCAGTCTGGCCGCATCAGTGGCCAACCTCGGCGACAGCGGCCGGGCACTGGCACTGCTCGAACAGGCCGACCGGGTGCGCGATCATGGCGCCGACAGCGACGAAATTCCGGGACTGTTCACCTTCACTCCTGCGAAACAGATGTACTACCATGGGTTCTCGCTGATGTGGGCCGACGATGCGAAGACGCTGAACCGCTCGATCAAGGCATCCGAGGAGGCTCTCCACGCCTGGCAGGTGCAGCGCTCGCCGGGCGACGAAATGCTGACGAGGATCTACCTCGCCACGGCCAACGCTCGCGTCGGCCATCTGGACGCCAGTCTGGCGGCTGTCTCACCGGTTCTCGAGCAACCGATCGAGCACCATTTTTCCTGGGTCCGGAAGCGGCTGAACCAACTGGGCAATATTCTTGCCCAGCACTTCCCGGATTCGAAGGAAGCAGCCGAAGAACGCGCGACACTGCGCGCCTACGTGCATGCGGTGTGA
- a CDS encoding DNA-binding protein — protein sequence MLTAYGADYMTLGAAEIQKRLAIDLAVIQQQCDTPRMWAHASRLMTLFAKTFPGSDGSKAVSWYRMAAESADRSGDISTRIWVRGRAAIALGYEGASLPIANMFADQALALDDRPSLGRLNAIYGKAHAAALTGDLDTARALDTEGRRVFDHAGSGDDEASDYAVPYWRLGVFRSLLAARLGDEATAVAAQDEARRLLPATMPRFATHLEMHRGLMLVRTGDREGGVAYARAALDALPPEKHSLTLRMLMDEVSSGPTAASRSLRVADRRL from the coding sequence ATGCTCACGGCGTACGGAGCGGACTACATGACTCTCGGCGCGGCCGAGATCCAGAAGCGGCTCGCGATCGACCTCGCCGTGATCCAGCAGCAGTGCGACACCCCGCGCATGTGGGCTCACGCCTCGCGACTGATGACCTTGTTCGCGAAGACTTTCCCCGGGTCGGATGGTTCCAAGGCGGTGTCGTGGTACCGGATGGCCGCCGAGTCCGCCGACCGCTCCGGCGACATCAGCACCCGCATATGGGTACGAGGGCGAGCCGCTATCGCGTTGGGATACGAGGGCGCCTCCCTACCCATCGCGAACATGTTCGCCGATCAGGCGCTGGCCTTGGACGACAGACCTTCCTTGGGCCGTCTGAACGCCATCTACGGCAAGGCCCACGCGGCAGCGCTCACCGGCGACCTCGATACGGCGCGTGCACTCGACACCGAGGGGCGCCGGGTGTTCGACCATGCCGGTTCCGGCGACGACGAAGCGTCCGACTATGCGGTGCCGTACTGGCGACTCGGAGTCTTCCGATCCCTGCTGGCGGCTCGCCTCGGCGACGAGGCCACCGCAGTGGCGGCGCAGGACGAGGCCCGTCGGCTGCTGCCTGCCACCATGCCCCGATTCGCGACACACCTGGAGATGCACCGAGGGCTGATGCTCGTCCGTACCGGGGATCGGGAAGGTGGCGTCGCATACGCCCGGGCGGCGCTCGATGCGCTGCCACCGGAGAAGCACTCGCTGACGCTGCGGATGCTCATGGACGAGGTCTCCAGCGGACCGACGGCAGCGAGTCGTTCGCTCCGCGTCGCAGACCGCCGCCTCTGA
- a CDS encoding fumarylacetoacetate hydrolase family protein, which yields MKLRRVRTEDGLQTQCLRDGRWSAHPEPLGGKVFSDQWELGVADGHLRESELLLPFNPASFRDFMLFEQHNIDASRGLVRRFHPTQYRLAAAVERLTGRSFPLFKPKPLFYQQPIYYMGNHLTFVPSGTPICAPDYSSALDYELEIGFVLAEPLYCATPQQAAAAIGAFVLLNDFSARDIQRAEMVSGFGPQKSKHFASSMSATAVTADEILPRIDSLTGSVRINGNTVNSVSSAGMRWSLGEVLAHASHSEHLFPGELFGTGTLPGGSGMETGNWLEPGDVLTLTLDDIGEVEHRITS from the coding sequence ATGAAGTTGCGTCGTGTGCGGACCGAGGATGGTCTGCAGACCCAGTGTTTGCGTGATGGGCGGTGGTCTGCGCATCCAGAACCGCTGGGCGGGAAGGTGTTCAGTGATCAGTGGGAGCTCGGCGTCGCTGACGGGCACCTGCGGGAGTCGGAGCTGTTGCTGCCGTTCAACCCGGCATCATTTCGCGATTTCATGTTGTTCGAACAGCACAATATCGATGCCAGCCGCGGTCTGGTGCGCCGCTTCCATCCGACGCAGTACAGGTTGGCCGCTGCGGTGGAGCGGCTGACTGGTCGGAGCTTTCCGCTGTTCAAGCCGAAGCCGTTGTTCTATCAGCAGCCGATCTACTACATGGGAAATCATCTGACATTCGTCCCGTCGGGTACCCCGATCTGCGCTCCGGACTACTCGTCGGCACTGGATTACGAACTCGAGATCGGATTCGTTCTCGCCGAGCCCCTGTACTGTGCGACGCCGCAGCAGGCTGCTGCCGCGATCGGCGCATTCGTCCTGCTCAACGACTTCAGCGCGCGTGACATCCAACGCGCCGAGATGGTTAGCGGATTCGGGCCACAGAAGTCCAAGCATTTCGCCAGTTCGATGTCGGCGACAGCCGTGACCGCGGACGAAATCTTGCCGCGCATCGATAGCCTCACCGGGTCGGTCAGAATCAACGGAAACACCGTCAACTCGGTATCGAGCGCCGGGATGCGATGGAGCCTCGGTGAAGTCCTCGCTCACGCTTCCCATAGTGAACATCTCTTTCCTGGAGAGTTGTTCGGAACCGGCACTCTGCCCGGCGGCAGCGGTATGGAAACCGGTAACTGGCTCGAGCCGGGAGATGTCCTCACCTTGACCCTCGATGATATCGGCGAGGTCGAACACCGCATCACCAGCTGA
- a CDS encoding HNH endonuclease, with product MQAWAFKSVGDDRDWQSNDGYPDVHGSQYAYNNKVGNSQRVTVGDVVVVHDRRAVHGISRIEEIKIEPDVKVRIRRCPSCRKTGAGFRKSMSPMYLCGRCRHEFDDPFVEYESRTVYTACYETEWRPIDGNVTAAALQTVLLVDDKQSAIRAVDPDKLADLLGEAVDNPKPLEVVQRRRAEEIPPTNAVPSKPIAGGREKRMVTVRKNQGPFRRAVMRRDGLVCAITGPAPSSALQAAHLRAYAVHETHNPEEGLMLRTDIHALFDAGLLAVDPTTMCVEASPELRHYPDYWNLRGTEVKSGPWKAALADHFAAASEAWPPSPEAE from the coding sequence ATGCAGGCATGGGCGTTCAAATCAGTTGGTGACGATCGTGATTGGCAGAGCAACGATGGTTACCCCGACGTCCACGGGTCGCAGTACGCTTACAACAACAAGGTTGGCAACTCGCAGCGAGTGACCGTCGGAGACGTCGTCGTCGTACACGACCGCCGTGCGGTGCATGGCATTTCCCGGATCGAAGAGATCAAGATCGAACCTGATGTCAAGGTCAGGATCCGACGATGCCCGAGCTGCCGAAAGACCGGCGCAGGGTTCCGTAAGAGCATGAGCCCGATGTACCTCTGCGGGAGATGCCGTCACGAGTTCGATGATCCGTTCGTCGAGTACGAGTCCCGGACTGTCTATACCGCATGCTACGAGACCGAGTGGCGACCCATTGACGGCAATGTGACAGCAGCAGCACTCCAAACCGTGCTGTTGGTCGACGACAAGCAGAGCGCGATCCGAGCCGTTGACCCCGACAAACTCGCCGACCTTCTTGGTGAAGCCGTAGATAACCCGAAGCCGCTGGAGGTCGTGCAACGCCGCCGCGCCGAGGAAATTCCTCCTACTAACGCGGTACCTTCGAAGCCGATCGCCGGCGGCCGAGAGAAGCGCATGGTTACCGTCCGCAAGAACCAGGGGCCGTTTCGACGTGCAGTGATGCGCCGCGACGGACTTGTCTGCGCTATCACCGGCCCAGCACCTTCGAGCGCCCTCCAGGCCGCGCATCTTCGTGCGTACGCCGTGCATGAGACCCACAATCCCGAAGAAGGGTTGATGCTGCGTACCGACATCCACGCGCTCTTCGACGCAGGCCTCCTCGCCGTCGATCCCACCACGATGTGCGTTGAGGCATCACCCGAACTCCGTCACTACCCGGACTACTGGAACCTTCGTGGAACTGAGGTCAAGTCCGGCCCTTGGAAGGCGGCACTAGCCGACCATTTCGCCGCAGCTTCCGAGGCGTGGCCGCCCAGTCCGGAGGCAGAGTGA
- a CDS encoding HAD family hydrolase, with translation MKPASELITSDTCLLLDFDGPVCSVFSGLTNREAAQRLIADLDAVPTNVAETIDPFDVLHFAATRDAATGARIEELFTEIEIEAVRVARPTSGAHELIHHAAAAGHIVAIVSNNSMAAINDYLVLHQLRHRIRGIFARTTSDLSQLKPSPYLLDIATTTLEVSAERCVFIGDSTTDIHAARAAGVPVIAYANKPDKLTRFLPLAPNALVNSMFELEGTIKD, from the coding sequence GTGAAGCCCGCGTCGGAGCTCATCACTTCCGACACCTGCCTCCTGCTCGACTTCGACGGCCCAGTGTGCTCGGTCTTCTCTGGCCTGACCAACCGCGAGGCTGCCCAGCGCCTCATTGCCGATCTCGATGCCGTGCCGACCAACGTGGCCGAAACCATCGATCCCTTCGACGTCCTCCACTTCGCTGCAACACGGGACGCAGCCACTGGTGCTCGGATCGAGGAACTGTTTACCGAGATTGAGATTGAGGCGGTGCGGGTGGCACGCCCTACATCGGGGGCGCATGAACTGATCCACCACGCCGCCGCGGCGGGTCACATCGTAGCCATCGTGAGCAACAACTCCATGGCCGCGATCAACGACTATCTCGTCCTCCACCAGCTGCGACACCGCATCCGCGGCATCTTCGCGAGGACCACTTCCGACCTGTCCCAGCTCAAGCCGAGCCCGTACCTGCTCGACATTGCAACCACCACACTGGAGGTGTCGGCCGAACGATGCGTCTTCATCGGCGACTCCACGACCGATATCCACGCCGCGCGAGCGGCCGGTGTACCGGTGATTGCCTACGCAAACAAACCCGACAAGCTCACACGCTTCTTGCCTCTTGCTCCGAACGCTCTCGTGAACAGCATGTTTGAGCTAGAGGGTACGATCAAGGACTAG
- a CDS encoding GntR family transcriptional regulator has product MAAIDRDDHRPPSQQIADYLRAQILTRKLVPGEKLPSGPQLKEQFKVAKNTVEQAMRILRDEGLVVSRKGSGVYVRERTERPVGLRPHIERAFEAEHVTIDFAGFSGETLHGAIAEPIDRIREGQLRPDTLTVRLLVPDASIPWHLPARTDDLTDSPAFRQRANRIMERHSLAIVDAVHELGSLGLVSHATAQVRSFPSVPLFKLYILNGEQAFFGYYPVREHKLQLDGDAVAIWDLMGKDATLFETTRDVDPDSTDSQFVRQSQMWFDSIWDSVARDYQP; this is encoded by the coding sequence GTGGCAGCCATCGACCGCGACGATCACCGACCGCCCTCGCAGCAGATTGCGGACTATTTACGGGCGCAGATCTTGACGAGGAAGCTCGTCCCCGGCGAGAAGCTGCCCTCGGGCCCTCAGCTCAAGGAGCAGTTCAAGGTAGCGAAGAACACCGTCGAGCAGGCCATGCGCATTCTTCGTGACGAAGGACTCGTAGTGTCCCGCAAGGGATCTGGCGTCTATGTGCGCGAACGCACCGAGCGGCCCGTAGGACTCCGTCCACACATCGAGCGCGCTTTCGAGGCCGAACACGTCACGATCGATTTCGCCGGCTTCTCGGGCGAAACCCTCCACGGTGCGATTGCCGAACCGATCGACCGCATCCGGGAAGGCCAGTTGCGCCCTGACACGCTGACTGTGCGCCTGTTGGTTCCGGATGCTTCGATCCCGTGGCACCTGCCCGCGCGGACCGACGACCTAACCGATAGCCCCGCGTTCCGTCAGCGAGCGAACCGCATCATGGAGCGTCACAGTCTGGCGATCGTCGACGCCGTGCACGAACTCGGATCGCTCGGCCTCGTGTCCCACGCCACCGCACAGGTCCGGTCGTTCCCCTCGGTACCGCTGTTCAAGCTCTACATCCTCAACGGTGAGCAGGCGTTCTTCGGCTACTACCCGGTGCGCGAGCACAAACTCCAACTGGACGGGGACGCGGTAGCCATCTGGGATCTCATGGGCAAGGACGCCACACTGTTCGAGACGACCCGCGACGTCGATCCCGACTCCACCGACAGCCAGTTCGTCAGACAGTCCCAGATGTGGTTCGACAGCATCTGGGACTCCGTCGCCCGGGATTACCAGCCGTGA
- a CDS encoding DUF2637 domain-containing protein — protein MRYARWSAAAIIVGVGAAAFRLSYSTLKDLAILAHIPAQDAWLFPLIVDGTILLATFGVLVCPGRERRFFLGVLVIGSAVSVAGNSLHAVANGQPLPAWASAIVAAIAPISLLADTHGLAVLFRVAHRTPAKVDVPEPVPSVESRPEVPAESADPVPEVASPEPVPVPDPEPVPVPAPEPVTAPMPVAAPRPVVPVNPVRSSRPVQDMLPIALPVGG, from the coding sequence ATGCGTTACGCGCGTTGGTCCGCCGCAGCCATCATCGTCGGCGTGGGTGCGGCAGCGTTCCGGCTGTCCTACTCCACCCTCAAGGACCTCGCGATCCTGGCCCATATCCCGGCCCAGGACGCGTGGTTGTTCCCGTTGATCGTGGACGGCACGATCTTGCTCGCCACGTTCGGGGTGCTGGTGTGCCCGGGCCGGGAACGCCGTTTCTTCCTCGGCGTGCTGGTGATCGGCTCGGCGGTCTCGGTGGCGGGCAACAGCCTGCACGCGGTCGCCAACGGTCAACCGCTCCCGGCGTGGGCGTCGGCCATCGTGGCGGCGATCGCCCCGATATCGCTGCTCGCTGATACGCACGGCTTGGCGGTGCTGTTCCGGGTCGCTCACCGCACACCGGCGAAGGTCGATGTGCCCGAGCCTGTTCCGTCGGTGGAGTCGCGCCCGGAAGTGCCGGCCGAATCGGCCGATCCCGTGCCCGAGGTGGCATCGCCGGAACCGGTGCCCGTACCTGATCCCGAACCGGTGCCTGTCCCTGCTCCGGAGCCGGTGACCGCGCCGATGCCGGTGGCTGCTCCGCGGCCGGTGGTGCCGGTCAACCCTGTCCGTTCTTCGCGGCCGGTGCAGGACATGCTGCCGATCGCTCTGCCTGTAGGAGGCTGA
- a CDS encoding FtsK/SpoIIIE domain-containing protein yields the protein MSTLTTLFTAGSAVLASGGMAWMRWASETPSRPVTADDIADAAPAGLRTAVYVLADPGQTNLMFSALGLGSLDGGFPHVDSYDYTEHGLYVDILMLGGQSFTDWSNDETLAQFATYFSVPEVTASSPVPSWVRLHVRTVDTLAVPAPSPFGGGHRVDLEAVPVGVTESHDLWRLRVLYGHVLLAGATGSGKGSVLWSILGGLGPAIRDGLVDVWMADPKGGVEFGRGEDRLFVRFATDTDTILALLREAVEVMRERLAFMRANGIRKHIPTPAHPLLLIIIDEAASLSAYADRDQQAEFRRLTGLLLSQGRAAGVSVVAALQDPSKETMPNRQLFPIRIGLRLDEPNQVAMVHGQGARDRGARCDRISEHTPGVGFVGEDGTTEFVRVRAFWVSDDAADAIVDAYSPAPQITGPVEDYSDFDPDDLGDGDTGTSPAAA from the coding sequence ATGTCCACCTTGACAACCCTGTTCACCGCCGGTTCTGCCGTCCTGGCCTCCGGTGGTATGGCCTGGATGCGCTGGGCCAGCGAGACCCCTTCCCGCCCGGTCACAGCCGACGATATCGCCGATGCCGCCCCGGCCGGATTGCGCACCGCGGTCTACGTCCTGGCCGATCCCGGACAGACGAACCTGATGTTCTCTGCGCTCGGCTTGGGCTCCCTCGACGGTGGGTTCCCGCACGTGGACAGCTACGACTACACCGAGCACGGCCTCTACGTCGACATCCTCATGTTGGGTGGCCAGTCCTTCACCGACTGGTCCAACGACGAAACCCTTGCCCAGTTCGCCACCTACTTCTCTGTTCCCGAGGTCACCGCCTCCTCGCCCGTACCGTCCTGGGTGCGCCTGCACGTGCGGACCGTCGACACTCTCGCTGTCCCGGCGCCGTCGCCGTTCGGTGGCGGGCATCGGGTCGATTTGGAGGCGGTGCCGGTCGGGGTCACCGAGTCTCATGACCTGTGGCGGCTGCGGGTCCTCTACGGGCACGTCCTGCTCGCCGGGGCCACCGGTTCCGGGAAGGGCTCGGTCCTGTGGTCGATCCTGGGCGGGCTCGGTCCGGCGATCCGGGATGGCCTGGTGGATGTGTGGATGGCCGACCCGAAAGGCGGTGTCGAGTTCGGGCGCGGGGAAGACCGGTTGTTCGTCCGGTTCGCCACCGATACGGACACCATCCTGGCGCTGCTGCGTGAGGCCGTCGAGGTCATGCGGGAACGGCTGGCGTTCATGCGCGCCAACGGCATCCGCAAGCACATCCCGACCCCGGCACACCCGTTGCTGCTGATCATTATCGATGAGGCGGCGTCGCTGTCGGCCTACGCCGATCGGGACCAGCAAGCCGAGTTCCGGCGCCTGACGGGTCTGCTGTTGTCGCAGGGTCGTGCGGCGGGGGTGTCGGTGGTCGCGGCGTTGCAGGATCCGTCCAAGGAGACCATGCCGAACCGGCAACTGTTCCCGATCCGGATCGGCCTGCGCCTGGATGAGCCGAACCAGGTCGCGATGGTTCACGGCCAGGGCGCCCGTGATCGGGGTGCCCGCTGTGACCGGATCAGTGAACACACTCCGGGTGTCGGGTTCGTGGGTGAGGACGGCACGACCGAGTTCGTGCGGGTGCGCGCGTTCTGGGTGTCCGACGATGCCGCCGACGCGATCGTGGACGCCTATTCCCCGGCCCCGCAGATCACCGGCCCGGTCGAGGACTACTCGGATTTCGACCCCGACGACCTCGGCGACGGCGACACCGGCACCTCGCCCGCCGCGGCCTGA